One stretch of Zingiber officinale cultivar Zhangliang chromosome 6B, Zo_v1.1, whole genome shotgun sequence DNA includes these proteins:
- the LOC121991700 gene encoding calvin cycle protein CP12-1, chloroplastic-like encodes MATAAAVGVSLSAPIRTVPVAKAELLGRKPVRIGQMLPLQRMAAAAGRGRVVVVKGTQSSTPPDISEKVEESIKKAEEACAGDAVSGECAAAWDEVEELSAAASHAREALKANSDPLENYCKDNPEADECRTYDN; translated from the coding sequence ATGGCAACAGCAGCGGCGGTCGGCGTCAGTCTCTCCGCCCCGATTCGGACAGTGCCCGTCGCCAAGGCTGAGCTCCTCGGACGCAAGCCGGTCAGGATCGGACAGATGCTGCCGTTGCAGCGCATGGCGGCGGCGGCCGGGCGGGGCCGGGTGGTGGTGGTAAAAGGCACGCAGTCATCGACGCCGCCGGATATATCGGAGAAGGTGGAGGAGAGCATCAAGAAGGCGGAGGAGGCGTGCGCGGGGGACGCCGTGAGCGGGGAGTGCGCGGCGGCGTGGGACGAGGTGGAGGAGCTCAGCGCGGCGGCGAGCCACGCGCGGGAGGCCCTCAAGGCCAACTCCGACCCCCTGGAGAATTACTGCAAGGACAACCCCGAGGCCGACGAGTGCCGCACCTACGACAATTAA